In the Brevinematales bacterium genome, one interval contains:
- the der gene encoding ribosome biogenesis GTPase Der, which produces MGLSVVSIVGRPNTGKSSLFNVLIGRGKAIVFDEPGTTIDINKEIIDFDGVKFILQDTGGYLLDDSLGSIPKKLTSRVRELLLKAIQDSSLILFTVEYNNVGFLDFELASILRPYKEKVKLVVTKVDTEHQKIAVADEVFRLGFEDILFVSSKTKYGIDVLIDTLKESITFKGDNWSNLDDSINVSVVGRINVGKSTLMNALVGWDRSLVDDEPGTTRDSVDDIINVDKITFRITDTAGFRKSINKVGFIERFGIQRTESAIKNSDVVVIVIDGKEGITKQDKKVFDTVMQNYKPFVIAVNKWDLVVGVDNIRNIREVKKYESAFRDFLSRTFQGIENVPVVLISAKEKYNIDRLLDEILRVFKNSKKRITTGFLNRKIREEIPQFFSGELSTRLRIYYITQVDINPPTFVVFVNRSEHFKKNFENFLKSRITALFGFYGVPIKIIIKDKSQKEH; this is translated from the coding sequence ATGGGGTTGAGTGTAGTTTCAATAGTAGGGCGCCCTAATACAGGTAAATCATCTCTTTTTAATGTCCTAATTGGTAGGGGTAAGGCTATTGTGTTTGATGAACCTGGTACTACTATTGATATAAACAAAGAAATAATAGATTTTGATGGTGTAAAGTTTATATTACAAGATACGGGAGGATATTTGCTTGATGATTCTTTGGGGTCTATACCCAAAAAACTTACTAGTAGAGTCAGAGAACTTTTACTTAAAGCTATCCAAGATTCCTCTCTTATTCTTTTTACGGTGGAGTATAATAATGTTGGATTTTTGGATTTTGAGCTTGCTAGTATATTGAGACCATATAAAGAAAAAGTTAAGCTAGTTGTTACCAAGGTTGATACCGAGCATCAGAAGATTGCAGTAGCGGATGAAGTATTTAGATTGGGATTTGAAGATATACTTTTTGTATCTTCAAAAACCAAGTATGGTATTGATGTACTTATTGATACATTAAAGGAATCTATTACTTTTAAAGGTGATAATTGGAGTAATTTGGATGATAGTATAAATGTTAGTGTAGTAGGTAGAATTAACGTTGGTAAGTCTACACTTATGAACGCTTTAGTTGGATGGGATAGAAGTTTAGTTGATGATGAACCAGGAACGACTAGAGATAGTGTTGATGATATTATTAATGTTGATAAAATTACATTTAGGATAACTGATACTGCTGGTTTTAGGAAAAGTATCAACAAAGTAGGCTTTATTGAAAGGTTTGGTATTCAGAGAACTGAGAGTGCTATCAAAAATTCTGATGTTGTTGTTATAGTTATTGATGGAAAAGAAGGTATAACCAAACAAGATAAGAAAGTTTTTGACACAGTTATGCAAAATTATAAGCCTTTTGTTATTGCTGTAAATAAATGGGATTTGGTTGTTGGTGTTGATAATATTAGGAATATTAGAGAGGTTAAGAAATATGAGTCTGCTTTTAGAGACTTTCTATCTAGAACATTTCAAGGGATTGAAAACGTACCAGTTGTTTTAATATCCGCTAAAGAAAAATACAATATTGATAGGCTTTTAGATGAAATTCTTAGGGTTTTTAAAAACTCGAAAAAACGAATAACAACAGGTTTTTTGAATAGAAAGATAAGAGAAGAAATTCCACAGTTTTTTAGTGGAGAACTTTCTACTAGGTTAAGAATATACTACATAACCCAAGTAGATATAAATCCACCTACTTTTGTTGTCTTTGTGAATAGATCAGAACATTTTAAGAAGAATTTTGAAAACTTCTTAAAATCGAGAATAACAGCTTTATTTGGTTTTTATGGAGTACCTATAAAAATAATAATCAAGGATAAGAGTCAAAAAGAACATTGA
- the fliW gene encoding flagellar assembly protein FliW, whose translation MKILSKHFGEIEIDKEHIITFDRGIIGFEDYKRYVFIEFEKDSFVYWMQSIENSDLCFLVANPYVFKPDYILDVYEDDLKYIDMENQEDIMVFVILNVNLDEQKVTANLLGPILVNTKNNKGVQAVSKLNDYPTDYDITTRVSV comes from the coding sequence ATGAAAATCCTCTCGAAGCATTTTGGAGAAATTGAGATAGATAAAGAGCATATAATAACTTTTGACAGAGGAATTATTGGATTTGAAGATTATAAGAGATATGTTTTTATAGAGTTTGAGAAGGATTCTTTCGTTTACTGGATGCAGTCAATTGAGAATTCGGATCTGTGTTTTCTTGTTGCGAATCCGTATGTTTTTAAACCTGACTATATACTTGATGTTTATGAAGATGATCTTAAGTACATAGATATGGAAAATCAAGAAGATATTATGGTTTTTGTAATACTAAATGTTAATCTAGATGAGCAAAAAGTTACTGCTAACCTTCTAGGTCCTATTCTAGTAAATACAAAGAACAACAAAGGAGTGCAAGCAGTTTCTAAGCTAAACGACTATCCAACAGATTACGATATAACAACGAGGGTTAGTGTCTAG
- the csrA gene encoding carbon storage regulator CsrA, with translation MLVLSRKEEQSIIIGDNIEIKVLSIKGDTVKIGISAPPELKIYRKEVLEEIQKANLRAVASSKNLKDIILGKVNEINNNKGIK, from the coding sequence ATGTTGGTTCTTTCAAGAAAGGAAGAACAAAGTATAATAATAGGAGATAACATAGAGATAAAGGTTCTTTCTATAAAGGGTGATACTGTAAAAATTGGAATTTCCGCGCCACCAGAATTAAAAATATACAGAAAAGAAGTCCTCGAAGAGATTCAAAAAGCAAACTTGAGGGCGGTTGCTAGTTCCAAAAACCTTAAGGATATAATTTTAGGAAAGGTTAATGAGATTAATAATAACAAAGGTATTAAGTAG
- a CDS encoding SpoIIE family protein phosphatase, translated as MIANYFYYEMKRTFKLVYSISISLVFLSATFNFVAFFTDYWGIQIVDILAILSVISLLILMDVSFKKNYLIHITLSFLSILFVILFTVFGIYSAVIFDGVFLGDLVYILMLVVIFLVIRDIVLGMVNKEENYLKSESHLGYKQLLVGFLALFLMFLLKIIFGFSVRSSWGFVFHSIVFLIVILTLLYSRMNYVFFLKNKLVEDNNRFLTLYRSVVDEIIVGKEIIDRLLPNKKSVKGLEFDKYFKPAVLVGGDFLDIIPLSESKFISYIADVSGHGVSAGIIVSMLKALLLKEVVEGYSSLTSVVRNLNADFNSLIKDTGRYSTLFITLIDKNRKKFQYVSCGHTDCLYWSSSLNEFFVLSSTAPILGLLSKIDVYSSEIDFNQNDYLILLSDGLFSISDKDGNIFSIDDMMRILYKYISLDIMPNELMFKVSQEVESFMNNGMVIDDISMLFIKL; from the coding sequence ATGATAGCTAATTACTTCTACTATGAAATGAAACGAACGTTTAAGTTAGTCTACTCAATATCGATTTCTTTAGTTTTTTTATCAGCAACTTTTAACTTTGTTGCCTTTTTTACAGATTATTGGGGTATTCAAATTGTTGATATTCTTGCTATTTTGTCAGTTATATCACTTCTGATTCTTATGGATGTATCCTTTAAAAAAAATTATTTAATTCATATTACCTTATCTTTTTTATCTATTCTGTTTGTAATACTATTTACAGTATTTGGTATCTATTCAGCTGTTATATTTGATGGAGTATTTTTAGGTGATTTAGTTTATATTTTGATGTTGGTTGTGATTTTTTTGGTTATTAGGGATATAGTTCTTGGTATGGTGAATAAGGAAGAAAATTATTTGAAGTCTGAATCGCACTTGGGGTATAAGCAGCTGCTTGTTGGTTTTTTGGCTCTCTTTTTGATGTTTTTACTTAAAATAATTTTTGGTTTTTCGGTAAGGAGTAGTTGGGGATTTGTGTTTCATAGTATTGTGTTTTTAATAGTTATTCTTACACTTTTATACTCTAGAATGAATTATGTATTTTTCCTGAAAAATAAACTTGTAGAAGATAACAATAGATTTTTAACTCTTTACAGGAGTGTTGTTGATGAGATTATAGTTGGTAAGGAAATTATAGATAGACTTTTACCTAACAAAAAAAGTGTAAAAGGATTAGAGTTTGATAAATATTTTAAACCTGCTGTTTTGGTTGGTGGAGACTTTTTAGATATTATACCTCTGTCAGAGAGTAAATTTATATCGTACATTGCTGATGTTTCAGGACATGGGGTTTCTGCAGGTATAATTGTTTCTATGTTAAAAGCTCTTCTACTAAAAGAAGTTGTTGAAGGATATTCTAGTTTGACTTCAGTTGTTAGAAATCTGAATGCGGATTTTAATAGTCTTATTAAAGATACTGGTAGATATTCAACACTTTTCATAACTTTGATTGATAAAAATAGAAAGAAGTTTCAGTATGTCAGTTGTGGTCATACTGATTGTCTTTATTGGAGTTCAAGCTTAAATGAGTTTTTTGTTCTTTCATCGACTGCTCCTATACTTGGATTACTTTCAAAAATAGATGTTTATTCTTCTGAAATTGATTTTAATCAAAACGATTATCTTATATTGCTTAGTGATGGGTTATTTTCTATTTCAGATAAGGACGGTAATATTTTTTCTATTGATGACATGATGAGAATTTTATATAAGTATATAAGTCTAGATATAATGCCAAATGAACTTATGTTTAAAGTTTCCCAAGAAGTTGAATCATTTATGAATAATGGTATGGTAATTGACGATATAAGTATGCTTTTTATAAAGCTATAA
- a CDS encoding acyl-CoA thioesterase has protein sequence MINETYLKVRYAETDQMGVVYYANYFVWMEVGRTDLIRKIGITYREIEDRGYLLPVVYTSAKFIDSSYYDDDIVVQSCLIEITKTKLSIGYKIFRIENYQKSLVCVGLSELVFLDKNTRKVVKVPDFFAKVVKIEKNESYDEFVETIRKHLKFDL, from the coding sequence ATGATCAATGAAACTTACCTGAAGGTTAGGTATGCTGAGACAGATCAAATGGGAGTAGTTTACTATGCTAACTACTTTGTTTGGATGGAAGTTGGTAGAACAGATCTTATAAGAAAGATAGGTATAACATACAGAGAAATTGAAGATAGGGGATATTTACTTCCAGTTGTTTACACTTCAGCGAAATTTATTGATTCTTCTTACTATGATGATGATATAGTTGTTCAAAGTTGTCTTATTGAAATAACAAAAACTAAATTGAGTATTGGATACAAAATATTTAGAATTGAAAACTATCAAAAATCCTTAGTTTGTGTTGGTCTTTCTGAACTTGTATTTCTAGATAAGAATACCAGAAAAGTTGTTAAGGTTCCAGATTTCTTTGCTAAAGTTGTTAAGATAGAGAAAAACGAAAGTTATGATGAGTTTGTTGAAACAATAAGGAAACATTTGAAATTCGATTTATAG